ATTCTATCGTCTCCTATCAGGGAATCGTGATCGCGAGTCGCCAGCCGTCACCAGCCCACCACCCACGCGAGCCACAATGGGAGACACGCGAGGAGGAGCTGCGGCTTCCTCTGAACACACTTCTACTGACTGCAACGCCTTCGTCCACATCATGGGCATGCTCTCCGGAAACCACTGGCATCCGCGTCgacttcagctccatccacaacaCCCACACTGACAACCACCCACCGCCGAGGTCCTTCAAGTGGGGGCAACGCTGAGTATCTTGGACCAGTATAAGCGGGCCAAAAAAATCTACCCCCACAGCCATGCATGTAGATTCGCCTGGTCGCCAACCATCATCGTCCCCAAGGCGGTGCAGGTCTCGACCACTATGCAACAGGTGAAGCTAATCACGGCCCCATCTCACTCGCCCGAAGCCACCGCCGACTCCCTCAGCTCTGACGCGTGCTGCTCTGTTGGACACGCTTGTCCGGTACTCGCTCGTGGACGACGTCGTCCAAAGCTAATCCCGGTGCATGGAGGCCGCCGCTTCAAAGCTGGACGACTGACTCACCTGCGTCGACAATGCCGCCCAGCTGGTGAGAGGACACGGTCGCCGCGGCCGCTCGCAGACCTGAACGACGGAGACGCTCGCCTTCACGCGAACGCACCACACGCACGCATTAACCAAGTAAGTATCGAGTGTTGTTTTTTTACTGTCATCGCTACCTCACCGGTGGTGACACATCTAGAAGTACAGGAACTAGAGATGAGGCAATGAGAAACAAATGAGCGTTGGAGCACACACAGAGACGttcgccttctttctttctttattttttcacTGATTTTCGCGTACCTACAACAGACATTCCTGTTTTTTAAGTACTGACTACCGGTTATTACATGGCCAACTCACGACTACATAGTGAACTCACAGACAAATTCGCTGAACCAAGACCTTACTTGCAGTCATGAAATTACGTTTCACTGAAAAAACCTAGAAGTTTGCATAAGTTTTAATGAAAAAAAAAACTAAAGTTCGCATAAGTTTTACTAAAAAAACCTGAAGTTTGCATAAGTGTATTTGTTTGTCCAGCAGATACATGGCAATTGTAATTTTACATGAGCATTTTCATACCGTCCTTATCTACAGTTGAGTTAACATGTTTTCCTGATAGAAAACTTGGACTACATACAAGAGAAGCAAAAACtgcatgttgattatgatgatgatgaattTAGGATATTTTGTGGTCATGGTAAATTTCATATCATTTAGTACATAAACaatattcataattttattttattaccatcaattgtgttgagtttttttcatatatatgtattgaccctcttctttaaattagatgtaacAGATGCAGAATGAACTCATACCACataatcgcatacgagcaattcaagagaaattggcgggattctttcttgaccatgtcatacATAAAGACGGAGAATGCCATGTGGAAGTTGAAATTGATTTTAGATGTTAGGGATTAtaagagatgttatattgtatatatgtagtagtgtcggatagatatacacaAAAACTTGTTGCTCGATCaatctcggagaaagagaggtcacttctctctgtatatgttcatgacgatcttgtgtaattCTTGACTGAAATTTGTTGGCACTGAAACGGTTCCTTAGCTTGTCCTTAGTGACATTTTTATGTGTGACTATACTTGCATAAATGTGTGCATATGAAGAATCATGATGAATCTTCTAAATAATTTTAAATTTTATAAATTGAGAAAAATGGGTGGTCTTTTAATACAGGAGACATGTTGATTAAGAAGAAACGATATTTCAAATTATTTATACGAGTTGGAAATAAGAGATCGTGTACTTTATAGGGAAATTTCAAATTTATAAATAAATTGTCTTGTATTAAGTTTAGTATAATATGTTAATCCAAATAGATTCGTATTGCGTGTGCATATTTATTAGTTCaaatagacgtgcgttgcacgtgcacacttactagtatGTTGAAATTGGTCACATGGCTCGTATACACAGATGGGGCATGCAGACCTGACAGCAAAGTGGGCCATGTCAATTGGACATCATGCTTGATCTACGGTCAAGATTTAGGTTGTGCCCACAACTAGTTAGGAAAAATCCACGTCCATTCTCAAGTTACTGGTAAGTACGATGCTAGTATCATGCTACGATTGGTTGAGCAGGTAAGCTAAATCCATCGATCGCTCTAGTTAGCTAGGCGACGCCATCGTCGGTGTGTCCTCGCCGCAGCCCCTGCTCGCGGTCGTCCCCTTTGGCGGCAGCGGTGAGCTCCTTGCGCTTGCCCCACAGGAACGCGTAGAGGCCTACGACGACGAGCGCCGCCCCGAGAACACCGCCGAGGTAGAGGTCGGTGCCGAGAAACACGGCGTCGACGGCGGCGGTGACCACCAGCGATAGCGAGTTGAACATGGGCGGGTACACCGGCCCGCGGCGCGCCACCGCCCACGACACGAGCACGAACGTGGCGCCCGTGTTGAACACCCCGGAGTACACCACCGTGACCAGGCGCAGGTCCCACCCCAGCCTCCACTCCGCCGCCCAGCCATGTCTGTCGCCGGTGGGGGTGAGGGCGAACGCcacggcggcggccgcggcggactGCAGGCTGCCCGCGGCGCATGTGAGCGCGGTGGCCCAGTACCGGGACGGGAACACCTTGGCGACCCTGGCCTGCACGACGAACCAGAGCGCGTAGCTTACGCAGCTCCCGCACAGGCACAGCGTGCCGGCGGCCATGTCGCGGGTGCCGTGTGGCGCGGCGGTCGGCGCGCCGCCGTGGGCGTGGTCGTGGAAGTGGAGGTGCGGCAGCGGGAGACGAGTGCCCTTGAAGAAGCTGACCACCATGGTGCCGGCGACGCCCACCGCTGCGCCCAGGAGCTTCATCCTGCCGGGccagtgggagagggagaggcgctcGGCCCGCAGCACGACGGCGATGAGGAAGGTGGCCACGGGGATGAGGTTGAGGAAGTCGACGGCGTAGGCGGCGCTGGTGTCCCGCAGCCCCCAGTAGTACAGCCCCATCGCAAGCAAAACTCTAGTAGTAGATCATAGATCATACAcacacatatatttgaatttgtgtCAAGACAAAGAATGTTAATCGGTCCAGAATATTAAGAACCAAAACTAGTGTGGACAATTTTATTTTTCTCTGGCACATGAAAAattgttttatttttttagtaCATGACAATTTGTTTTCAGATATGCTGTTTAGGGCCTTGTACGGAGtgtttagagaaataaaccagtTTTTCTTTAAGCACCCGCCGTGCTTATGTGTAGAAGGTAGACGCTTAAAAAATCCCTAAGAACAtcatgcattgcattgcattgtacgtcatggtttattggtcctcatatTTTTTTGTGTCAAATTTGGACCATGAATTTAATAAACAAAAtgctaatgcatgtcacaaaattttttatcattgaaaactatgttgaaatacgaatccaatgatatattttttatgacatgcattaacattttgtcagttaaatttatgatcaatttTTGACACAAAAAACGAAAAGGATCAATAAACCAAGATGGAGGTAGTACAAGGCCTTAACTAAAGTAACGGAGAACTGGTAGAGGTTTGCAAACGGACCAATCACTCATTATCTAAAGATACATATAGAACTAAACTAATTTTGTTTTTAATTgttactagcaaaaatgcccgtgcgttgcaacaggagaaacAAATCTTCGCACACGACTGTCTAACACGGGTAATGCTAGTTATTTATATGCATAAAAAAGTCAGGCTGGACAATTATATACAGACATATTAAAAGAACTACAGACGTGATCAACAAAAGTAACTCGATGTACTAAAATTGCTTAATTTGCCGGCCATACGCAAGAGGGATAATAGAACATAGGGAGAATTTTTCGCCTTTCTTTATTATGAAAAAAGTCAACAACCCGTGTTCGCATGGGCCAATTACGTAGATCTCATAATATACAATTTTTGAGAAATTTATTACTTTTCTATTTCATTTTTATCCAGAGTTATAAATATAACTGTGTCACCTCGTCATCTAGCAAACTTTGGCATCATTCAAATATAATCTTTTAAGTGAATCAAAGCGCCAAATAGAATGTTCAGATTTGTTTCATCTTAGATGAGCAATGGAATTTTATAGGAGTGGCTAATCGGTATAGGAAAATGCAAAGGGTGCAAATACAAATTTAAATGTAATGCAACCAAAAAACTTCCAGGACCAGATTTTCTTACAAAATTCATTCTTAATTAATGATATACACCTGCAAGTATTCCATGTTAATAGAAATCTTGTACCTTGAAAAAACTGCCATGGTCTAGCATCTCTATTTCATAACTGGTGATGCAAGAAAAAGTAATAAAAGTCAGATTTGTTTTTCATTCACTCATGGTGGACAAATAGATAAGATCTGCTGATGAGAGATAAAGAAAAGAATACAAAAAAAAGGATGAAGCCTACCTTCTCCTAATACCATAACGGAGTGGCATACTTGATGATTTGAATTGCAGGTCTTATTTTATTTCTATCAACATAGGCACATAATAAAATTAGGAGGTGTATGCTTCCGATTTTGACTGGGTTGTTTTGCATTGCAAGGTGAGAAGCACGATCTGGCTAGGTGGTAGGTGGAGATGTGGTTCCAGAACCTATTATCTCAAGCAGACAGAGCTCGACCGCAAAAGCTTTTGCTGGTGGTGCGCGCGTCTCAGTGATGTCAACATCATCACGGGTCTGAGGAGCAAGCTCGCCGAGGCGCTTTGCGCTCCTCCTCGTCGGCTGTGCCCAGGGTTCTATGCTCACTTTGGCGAGTAACAACGCCGGGTGTCTGTCTTGGAACTGTTGTCTCACGGCGGCATCGTGCTGACTTGGTGTGCAGCCGAGAAAGACCGAAACAACGTAACATTTGCCGCTGGCAAGCGTGGAGCGCACAGCCAGGCAAACATTGCTGCCGGCAACAATCGCAGCGAGACGCACAAGGATGAGAATGCATGCATTGTGCACACGCCGTCCAGGAGGTCTGACGGCAAGGAGCACAGGCCAGGCCCAAGCACTGATTCGTGACGCCGGGATGAATATATGCGGCGAATCGTAGTCCGTGATGTCCTCGTGCATGAACAGGTACTCGTCGCCCTCACTCCATGGTATTGTTGCTGGGCGAGGAAGCCGGGTAGGAAGGACGGGTGGGCACGTGCAGCTCTGGTCATGGCAGCACAACATGGTGGCGGCGACAGACAGGGGGTTCGCCGGGGCGGCCCTGGGCAGGATTCCAGAGTTTGAGATTTGCCAGATTTTAATCACGATGGTGCGGTGGAAGGGACGAGCGCAACTTTAAAGTTTGGGAGATGCGAATAGTTTGTTGCGTTCGGGCGAGATGATGCAAATCCATCTTTGTGTAGTGTAGGAACTATTGGTCCCGTGCACCGGATGTGTAATACGACTTGGACACGGACTTGGTAAGCAATTTCAATGACAACTAATGAAACGTGAGGGCCATGATGGACTGTGGGTTATGTGTCagccgtatacatcttggaataaAATTGTCGTGTCAGGCCCGGTGCTTCTAAAAAGGTATATTTATTTTTTATATCTCAGCCATCAATTTTTATGACTAACACAGAATCAACAATATAGAAGGGTGACGTATAGAGAACTATGAAAGTTtccgtcctttaatattaggtagagATAGAGATTGGACCAAGAACCGACAATCATGGTCATCAACAACTAAAGAATTAAACTAGGTCATTTCTCACT
This portion of the Triticum dicoccoides isolate Atlit2015 ecotype Zavitan chromosome 7A, WEW_v2.0, whole genome shotgun sequence genome encodes:
- the LOC119333836 gene encoding WAT1-related protein At1g09380-like — encoded protein: MSKVAMNRGMHPLVLLVYRNLVAAVAVAPLAAVFEREMWKKVNLTVLGWISINAMFGVLLAMGLYYWGLRDTSAAYAVDFLNLIPVATFLIAVVLRAERLSLSHWPGRMKLLGAAVGVAGTMVVSFFKGTRLPLPHLHFHDHAHGGAPTAAPHGTRDMAAGTLCLCGSCVSYALWFVVQARVAKVFPSRYWATALTCAAGSLQSAAAAAVAFALTPTGDRHGWAAEWRLGWDLRLVTVVYSGVFNTGATFVLVSWAVARRGPVYPPMFNSLSLVVTAAVDAVFLGTDLYLGGVLGAALVVVGLYAFLWGKRKELTAAAKGDDREQGLRRGHTDDGVA